TAGTTTCCCGTGTTACTCTAATCTTATTTGTGTTCTTACCTTACGTTTTTGAAGACTTGAACATGAAAATCATCAAATAACTTTTCTTGAGGAAAGAAAACGATTAAGATTGGGATAAAAACCAGAAATTACATCAGTAACTATACAACATTAAAATCACTAGCTGCAATACTAAAGTTTTGTTCAGTTACCGTTTGTATGTTAGGTATGTTTCAGACACATGGCACTTTGGTTGACTAATGAAAAACAAGAATGCACTTGTGATACATTTACAACACAGCCTATGTGATATTAAACCCACACCTTACCGTAAATCCACATTTTGGCCTAAACACCTAGTTGGCGAGTACCACATTTAGCAGTCAGTGTTCCAAAGTGTCACTAAGGCTTTTTCCAATCTGACAGGGCCTTCAGTAACTCTTCTAGACGGTTCCAAAATGGAGCCCTTGACTGAGCAAGGGCAAGTGTCACATTTGTCACCTTTGACCTAAAATGGCCAACTGTGAAGGAATGGgtggacagacagagaccagaTACTATGGACCCTTCCGTTCTTATGGGTCAAGAGTGTTAACCCCAGCACTCCAGTAGGTGACAGTCTGTCAGTCATTTTGCCGTACATTCTTTAAATGGGGGAGAGAGTCTGCCGTTGGTACTGGGTGAGCTCGGGGTGCCACACATCCACGATGAAGATGAGCCGGTAGCTGTCAGCGTCCTGCCACACCTCGTGCTCAAAGGAGTCATCAAAGATGAGCACTTTCCCCTCCTCCCAAGCCCTGGAAGAGAACAGCAGAGACCATAGCCTTTGTGTTAAAGCTAGAGTCCTTCATTGAAACAATAAAGTGCCACCACGGCTCTGtgttggtaaaaagctgagggatgggcctggagaaaatGTAACCACTGTCAAGTTTATAGACAGGGACTGACCATCTATGATATCATAATgattgtttaaccatgttttgaagctatatagtgtttgtttacacttACAtggtttacaaacattggaggtaaacaagcgtatattttgggttctgatgtggtacgacagttgaactaagctcacgaggcatttataagttctaATCTTCAAAAATCTATGGGTTTATATCCTTAATTAATGATTTGAAAAGTGGATGTAACAACTAAGAATTATAGCTTTAATGAAGCCACATGCATGAGTTTTTATTTAATGGCAGCTCGTCAAGTTCGTTTGGTATAAAGCTGAGAGGGTTGGGGCCggggaaatgtaaccactcaaattcgtagacagagctatggatgcaaggactgacagtCCACAAAATCGACATAACATATTTTTCAGCTACACTTGGTCTTGAGTGACAATCAAGTACAGAGCACTCAAATGTTCAGTCTTACACTGTACCAAGAACTAACAAGTGGGTGATGTTAGATGTAACAAGGGGATGACGTTGATGGCTGTGGAAGATGTTACCTGGTGTCGTTGGTGCACCTGATCTTGCAGCCTGTCTTTGGGATGACCAGGCCCAGGTGCATGCGCAGGCGACAATTCGTGGGCCCCGTGTGGGGCCAGACGTGAGTACCAGGCTGCATCACCGAGAACTTGATCTGGAACCCAGGGAGAaataggtagggagggagagagagagcgagagagagcgagagagagagcgagagagagacagagagagagcgagagagagagagagcgagagagagacagagagagagagagagagagagagaggcagtcatACACCCAGAGAAAGTGAACAGAGCTGAAATTAAATATGAATTATGTTTAAAAAATGGCCAggctgtctgtccatctgtctgatAGTTGGCATGTCAGTCACGTCTGTGGTGGGGTGACCTACCTGTCCTCTCTTGCAGCCTGTTGCCTCTGGGTAGCGTTCCAACAGGCCACAGGTCTTTGGAACACTGTGGCAGGACTCCCCTGCCTTTTTGCCTGCAAGGAACAGGAGAAGAGAAACAAGGAATTAGAGGCCAGGTTCAGACACCACTAAACCTTTACTTAGGATTATTTTCATTCAATTACATTTAGTGTATTTCTGACATAGGGACTTGCCAGGTGCTAGTTGTGAAGGGTTTGATTGGTTTACCTTGCTGCCAGAGTGTGAACTGGCCCCACTCCCCTTTTTCTCTGAGGTTCTCCTCTTCTGGAACAAAGAGGCCGGTGCTTTTATCTATCACTGACAGGGCCTCGTCTCGAATGGTCCTCCAGTTCCTCTCCAGGGTCTATGACATAGACACACATTAttcatattatattatattcataTTATTCATACTATGGTCAGTCCAAGCACAGCTTTACACCAGGTCAAAACTCAAATGAAGAAGAATTGACTATTTTAAGATGGGAGCCCTCCATGTTTGCCCACGCTGTCACAGAACAGATCAAAGGAAAAGAGAGGACGTGCTCCCTCTAGACATTATCGAACTCCGTGACTATCGGGGAGAAAAGACAACCAGATGAGACAAGTTGTCATCATCTACAGTACCTTGACTAGATCCATATAGCCAGTGTCCTTGGGCGTCCACCATGGCTGGGCTTTGAGACCGTCCACATTGTAGAGAGATCGCTGCCATACGGAGGCAAAGTGACCTCTCTGGTGCCCTCTCTCATACCACTTGTAGGCCTGGAAGAGGAGAAGACCATTGTGCTTGTAGTATTTCAAAACCAACACATTTGAACTCATATTATAAAGTTACATTTAAATACTCTGTTTTATCTTATTGTCAGAGGAAAAGTACTATCACGATAAGTCATACTGATATCATACTCTGTGAAGTTACTACATGTATGTTGCTGTGGAGTCAGTATTGGTGTTAAGCTTGGTGTCGGTGAGTTTGATCTTAACTCACACTGTCGTCTCCCATTCTTTGCAAGGCGTCTCCGAGGTGGAAGTAAAATCTGCCGTCGTCTGTGCCAGGGTCTCCTGATTCCAAACCATCCTGCAGTGCAGAGAGAGGGGTTTCAGTGCAAAGAGAGGGGTTTCAGTGCAGAGAGAGGGGTTTCAGTGCAGAGAGAGGGGTTTCAGTGCAGGGAGACGGGTTTCAGTGCAAAGAGAGGGGTTTCAGTGCACAGAGAGGGGTTTCAGTGCACAGAGAGGGGTTTCAGTGCACAGAGAGGGGTTTCAGTGCACAGAGAGGGATTTCAGTGCACAGAGAGGGATTTCAGTGCAGGGAGGCGGGTTTCAGTGCACAGAGAGGGATTTCAGTGCAGAGAGAGGGGTTTCAGTGCAGAGAGAGGGGTTTCAGTGCACAGAGAGGGGTTTCAGTGCACAGAGAGGGGTTTCAGTGCAGAGAGAGGGGTTTCAGTGCAGAAAGAGGGGTTTCAGTGCAGAGAGAGGGGTTTCAGTGCAGGGAGACGGGTTTCAGTGCAGAGAGAGGGGTTTCAGTGCAGAGAGAGGGGTTTCAGTGCAGAGAGAGGGGTTTCAGTGCAGAGAGAGGGGTTTCAGTGCAGAGAGACGGGTTTCAGTGCAGGGAGACGGGTTTCAGTGCAGGGAGACGGGTTTCAGTGCAGGGAGAGGGGTTTCAGTGCAGGGAGAGGGGTTTCAGTGCAGGGAGAGGGGTTTCAGTGCAGAGAGAGGGGTTTCAGTGCAGAGAGAGGGGTTTCAGTGCAGAGAGAGGGGTTTCAGTGCAGAGAGAGGGGTTTCAGTGCAGAGAGAGGGGTTTCAGTGCAGAGAGAGGGGTTTCAGTGCAGGGAGAGGGGTgtcagtgcagagagaggggtgtcagtgcagagagaggggTTTCAGTGCAGAGAGAGGGGTTTCAGTGCAGAGAGAGGGGTTTCAGTGCAGAGAGAGGGGTTTCAGTGCAGAGAGAGGGGTTTCAGTGCAGAGAGAGGGGTTTCAGTGCAGGGAGATGGGTTTCAGTGCAGGGAGACGGGTTTCAGTGCAGGGAGAGGGGTTTCAGTGCAGGGAGAGGGGTTTCAGTGCAGGGAGAGGGGTTTCAGTGCAGAGAGAGGGGTTTCAGTGCAGGGAGGCGGGTTTAAGTGCAGGGAGACGGGTTTCAGTGCAGAGAGAGTGGTTTCAGGATCAAAAGAGTGGTTTGAATCTGTGGGAGCATGATTGGTTACAGTACTTACCCTGAGGAATGGGATGCTCTCTGCTATCTTATTTTCTGATTTGAGGATGAAGCCGTAATGGACTTTAGCAAAGCCGTTACTTGGTGCAATGGCCAACACCTACCAGGGGACACATCATTTAGAAATCGTCAATTGTTAATCAAACATTCAATCGTGACACTCATTGACATTTCCCTGCTGAAAATGTCACGCTAGATACATTTCATTTACGTGTAATCTTGCAAATTACAATTCTGTTAGTAATGTGTTTACTGAAGCAGACCAGCTGAAGATGTGTTGCAAAGCAAAATCACGACATTTTCAACACATTATTTCCCAGAAAGAAAAGAATGCTTGGAAACCCCAAAGCAGTCAAGAATGGTGATGACTTGGACCACGGCTCACCTCCTCGTAGACCCTCTTGGCGCTCTTGTTGTCTCCGATGAGCAGGTGAGCCACGCCCAGATCGTTCTTCAGGGCCACGTCCTCAGGGAAGATCTGTACCAGCTTCTCCAACGTGGCTAAGGCACCCCTCATACGAcctacaccagagagagagagagagagagggagggagtcacAACACACTCTATGCACACAACCACAATCCCCAGTAATCTCAATTAGAGAAAGTATTTCAAAATACTGAATGAATTATATTAAATACTACATTAAATCGAAAAGACAACCACTACAACAACCACTTTACCAAATGACATTAATCGGAGTCGCGTAATGGTCTTCAAACTAAGTACACAAGAAAAATGTACGgtgtaatttgtgtgtgtgtgtgtaggcactCCAGCATGCTTGGCCCTGTAGGTTACCTAAGAACTGCTGACGTTCGGCCCGTTTCTTCAGTGTGGCCTTGATGAGGTCAGGCGTGGCGTTGGGCAGCTCTGACGCCTCCTTGTACGTGCTGAGGGCCTTCTGTAGCATGTCGTTGCTGCGCATCTTCTCTGCCAGGTCATCTTCGGCCTGAACATACATAATGGGCCCCAGAACATTTCAGGCGTTTTCCCTATTTTTACATGGGTGCAATTTTCACCCACTTTTTAGGATCATAGTAAACATTATTTAAGATTTGAAGTTTAGTTAAAGTGATAAACACACTTAGTGTTTAACTTGTTAAAGGGTTAATATTTGTTTAATCAGTTCAAAATAAACCAGGAGAATGGCATGCTACAGTATTTAGACTGTGGTTCTCACCAGGGCTTTCCCATAGCGACACCTTGGACTCTGGGGGTACTGCTGAACTAGAGTGTCAAAAGCCCGGACAGCCTCCTCCACTTTCCCCTGGGTGGTGAAACAAGACATGGGAAACAACAGATCAGCATTGATTCATCCATTTACTTTCAAGATAAGAGCATGTTAATTAAAAACATCACACAGTGTTATAAATAGGACAACATAAGACTACCTTTTTACGTAACTTCTCAGCCGCGTCAATTTCTGTCTTGATCGTTTTCTCAAATTTATTCAGGAGTTTAGGCTTCTTCTTTTTGGCTGAAACGAAGAACAGAAAGTCATAAAAGTGAGCTATTGGGTGTATCACTcaacatgtgtgtgtgggtgggtgcaaCCTCAGAAAATTACAATGTAGTCTCTCAATGAAATTGCAGACCAAACTGTAATCCCTCTTATTTTCAACTCTAAACGTACTTCCAGATGCGTCACTCATTGTGACTCAGTGGGTAGACATTTAAATGACTGTATTCAGAATGAAAAGCTAGACAGTTTCAGTGGCAGGGCTAGGTGGGACGACACGAATGCCAACTGAGGAGAATAAGTACAATACTACCGTGCTGGGGTGGCCAACCATCCTGGAGAGATTCTGAGTGTGAAGGCTTTTGCTCCATTTCTACACGTAAACACCTGATTCAGCCGATTAGtagaataagtaggtgtgtcagAGTAGGGCTGGAACAAAACCCTGCGACAGGCTAGCTCTCCAGCAGGGTTGGCCACCCCTTGCTAATCTAGAAAGCTCATGTTCACCATAGGAATCCATATCAAAAGAACACGTACCTTTGTATTTGAGCATATCCTCTGGTTGGTCCTCTGCATTGCCTGAAAGACATAATAAATGgtcattccatgtcatttcagcaagccatgacacccaccatctctgattgttctgaaatcgtctCTGTAGTTAGAAAccgataagattagcattcctgcaacattattttgttgaaatataatttgatctctgagaaattaagctaattgattgcacccaaattatACGATTCATGtaatattcaataaatctagTACATAACATCCAATTTGGACcaccacattttttaaataatgagtAAGACATAAGGATTCCAAAGAAATGGTCAAAAGCCACCAAACGCCCCATGTCAATCTTACCCCAACAACacgtatacagtatcagttctctatgtctgaCCAGAAGTATGGAGCTGTGGCTcagagtattgtttcttcatcttATGTGTCCTATGTGTTGTATTCTGATGAATTTGGGAATGTTTTTTTTCCCCTGCAGAGAAATTAGTAATTGAAGTGGTTAGGTTTATGTCCCATCCTACATCCTTACATTAtcaggttctgaccactagatggtgctgttcctgCTATTAGTTAAGTatttcttaaagtatgggtcaCAAACCACTTATGTTAACGGTTGGTTGCgaaatgtcagagtaaaaacaaaatattatatatacagtaccagtcaaaagtttggacacacctatttattcaagggtttgtctttattttttacattgtagaatgatagtgaagacatcaaaactatgaaataacacacatggaatcatgtagtaaccataaaaaagtgtcaaacaaaccaaaatatattttctatttgagattcttcgaagtagccaaactttgcctttatgacagctttgcacacgcttgacattctctcaaccagtttcaactggaatgcttttccaacagacttGAAGGAGTTCAGACATACgcagagcacttgttggctgcttttccttcactcttgaggtccaactcatcccaaaccatctcaactgggttgaggttgggtgattgtggaggccaggtcatctgatgcagcactccatcactcgccttcttggtcaaatagcccttacacagcctggaggtgtgttgggtcattgtcctgttgaaaaacaaatgatagtcccactaagcgcaagccagatgggatggcgtgtcgctgcagaatgttgcGGTAGACATGCTGGTAAAGTGTGCCTTGAGTTTAAAAAAAtatcactgacagtatcaccagcaaagcacctccacaccatcacacctcctcctccatacatcacggcggtgggaaccacacatgtggagatcatccgtttaactactctgcgtctcacaaaaacacggcggttggaaccaaaacctcaaatttgaactcatcagacaaagtggtttctttgcagcaattcgaccatgaaggcctgatacacacagtctcctctgaacagttgatgttgagatgtgtctgttatttgaactctgtgaagcaattattttggctgcaatttctgaggctggtaactctaatgaacttatcctctgcagcagaggtaactcggggtcttcctttcctgtggtggtcctcatgagagcccatttcctcatagcgcttgatggattttgcgactgcacttgaagaaactttcaaagttcttgacattttccgtattaactgatcttcatgtcttacagtaatgatgaactgtcgtttctctttgcttatttgagctgttcttgccataatatggacttggtcttttaccaaatagggctatcttctgtataccacccctacgttgtcacaacacaactgattgtctcaaaagcattaagaaggaaaggaattcccctttaacaaagttaacacctgttaattgaaatgcattccaggtgactacctcatgatgctggatgagataatgccaagagtgtgcaaagctatcatcaaggcaaagggtggctactttgaagaatctaaatctAAAGAATCTAAAtctttatttggttactacatgattccatatgtgttatttcatagttttgatgtcttcactattattctacaatgtagaaaataataccaaaaaaagaaaaaccctggaatgtatatagatatatattttttatgaactcagtcggggtcttaACTTACTGGttagagttagaatagtagaatacacaaggtgcaatttcgaaatttggttgtgcatcagtactttttctattgttatgtcagtcactgacagtcactcaatcagccatgtcagctaacaatgttTAGATTGGTCAGTTAGTCTAGCCAGTCATCTAAACAtgtagtaatcatggctgaaTACTGACCGAAAACGCAggcactctcactcagatatcattaacatggcatacaTCATGGAAAAATGTGCCTTACCTAACAGAAGaaacagcaccatctagtggtcagaatCGGGTCATAAACCTAACGACAAATTTCTCTGAatagaaaaaaaaaacatcaccaaattcactgagaatGCATTATATAGGATAAAGAAAAAATACTCAGAGCCGCacctccatactacttgtcagacatagagaactgatactcgttgttggggtgggattggtgtGGGATGTCGGAGGTCCGTGGGTGGATTTTGACAATTTCTTTGGAAATCTCGTCTTATTTATTATTAGAATTTTGGGGTCCAAATCAGATATCGGGTACTATTTTTATTGCATATTATATGAGTCCTATAATTTAAAATATGAGTCCTATAATCTACCTTCTTATTTATCATCACTCATCAACATTAGAATTATAATTCCTAAAACCAGGTCTCAACATGGATTACACTTGAGGCCCATGCGATTTCCACAGAGTTGGCTATGGCTGCCTTTTCCTGTTACGCTCCTTGCCtatggaatagcctgcagactaaacttaaacttgagactcttgtcccccttgcccattttaaaaatttattggaggatttttatttttgtaatgcTTGTAACTGTTTCAGGTAATGCAGGTTCTTGTGCTGCTAGGGGAATAACCTACGTGTAAATGTAATCTGTTGCtgtatttttttttgtgttatctgtgatggttttgtttgtcttgtgtagtttcttaatcattgtacctcaactgtatgtgtaaacatgtatacgcagggccTAGCTGTAAAAGAGACCGTGGTcccagtctgtgttccttgtAGAAATAaaggtatatattttttttaagtccaatttgggtgcaatcaattagcttaatttctcagagatcaaattatatttccacaaaataatgttgcaggaatgctaatctcaTCTGTTTTTAACTACtgaaacgatttcagaacaattGGAAATGGTGGGTGTcgaaatcctctttcttgtgctttttgaggtggaatgacCCAAAAGGGAAGAAAATGACAGCTAGAAGAATGCTATGAATGCTATCAACACACAGTAGCAGCGCAAATAACAAATATTAAATAAAGCTTTTCAGATTCATCAAACTAAAGCATGGTTGAAAAAACATTACACGATAAAGGAAGACACATTTGAGCCCCAAAAACACATCTGGCTTAAAAAGCATAATGACTTTCTGagaaaaaacaaaaggtttatATAAAAGATTGGATAGAGAATAAACTAGTGCTCGCCAATTCAGTAACAAAAATCATGACGTCAACAGCAGTAACACTCTGAAATACTAGAAACTTGAAATCGTAGAGGTCTGCTTTTTTCATGACTGTATGGATTGCTCATATTTTACAAATCTCACAGATTAAAATAAAAGTGACGTCTCACGCAACCAGGAATAAACTGAATAAAGAATTCATTTTAGGTTCTGACCTGAGCTTACATTTCAGAGCAGTGAAATGAGAAGAGTGGTTATGTCACAATTTACCAGGCAAATTGGATAAATACCATAGGCCAGGGATCTGTGGGGCTTTTCAAACTGCACCCCACTTTCTACCTTCAGAACAGTGTTTTCCCTACTGCTGTATAGGCAGGGTTACTCTCACCACAACATTGCCCTTGCAGTTAATAACCAGAAGAGGGTGCTGATGGGTCGTATATCAGTCAAGGCTTATTAGGAGAAACTGAGCGACTTTGATACCTAGTCTTGTAGTGTTACACACCACGTCTATTGAACATCGAGACAACTCCACGGTTAAGAGCCAACTCATTTGTGTCAATCAGTGACACAAATGCACTCTCAGCAGCCAATACCACAGTTTCCAAGCGCTTGAGTCACAAATCAAAGCAAGAACCACCCAAAAAGGAAGCCGGAACATTCTTAAAACCAAATGGCAAAACGCGCAAACTCACACAACCCTAGACATGCAGGTGAAGCCCTCCATAGAAATGACAGTCACATAAGTGGCCTTTGAGGTGGCCTTGAATGACTGGAAGCACTGGGAAACGCCAACAGGTGCTATAATTACATACACAGCTATATGTGACAGCTGCATTGAGCCGCCACCACGTCAAGCCTGCCTGTCAACAGCAGCTGTAGACGGCTGATCTGACGTATATAAGGCTACTCTACAAAATAGCCTGGTCTCCATCAGAGTACTATTAGAGTACCTAAAGTCCCATGTTATTTGACTGCCAACCCTAACGGATTTAACTGTTGGCATACGATGTGATTATGTCTGTTCAAATGTTTACTGTGAATAAAGCATAAATGTGTGTGTTGGTAAACCCACCTTCTGAATCTTCCTGTGTTGTTTCCTCCTCTACTGCCACTGGCTCCTCTGCAAGAAACCAACATGCACAGGCAGGTAGGTACAGCACAGTTAGGAAATCAACATTATTCAATACTGCCTTGTTTCAATGAGACACAGGCGCTCTAACTGAGAATGTTCCTTTAAAAAACAATGGTTTAAGACTATGGTACAAGACTTGTTATACTCCTAACCTTTCAGTTCTGGGACGGCTTCATCTTTCAGTTGTGGGACAGCTTCCAGGTCCGGAACAGATTCCACGTTAGCCTCCGGTTCTGGGACTGATTCAGCCTCTGCATTGTATTGCAATTGTAATCATACTAAAGATTTGATTTCAGTGCCATATAAGCATGTTTATATGGTACATGGTTAAGGAGGACTGATCTAAGATAACgcattggtttgtgtgtgtgtgtgtgtgtgtgtgtgtgtgtacagcacaCCTGCTTCCCGTGTCTCCTGGGAGCCTGGCCGGTCAGTAAATTGCTTTGACTCTTCTGCAAGACAAACAAATAAACACTTCATAAATACACTAACTAACTATTCACAGACCATTCAAAACGTCTAATAAACACACTGCAATAAGCTATGCTTACTGGTCAATGCAAGGTCACAGTTAACCAAGACCAGTTAACCAAGGAGAAGGCAGGGAAGGACAGAGTAAAAAACTATGTTTGGCCAATGAATAATGAAAACATACCGAATATCTCACCTTTCATGTTAATGGCATTGATTTCATCCTCTAAACAAATGTCATGCAAAACTGACTCATGTAAGTATGAATGTGCGTATGAGTTACAAACACAcattgtaatatatatatatatatatatatatatatatatatatatatatatatatatatatatatacacatacatacagttgaagtcagaagtttacatacaccttagccaaatacatttaaactctttaaactttttcacaattcctgacatttaatagtaaaaattccctgtcttaggtcagttaggatcaccactttattttaagaatgtagaatgtcagaataatagtagagagaatggtttctcagcttttatttctttcatcacattcccagtgggtcagaagtttacatacactcaattagaatttggtagcagagctggtgtaactgagtcaggtttgt
The window above is part of the Salvelinus namaycush isolate Seneca chromosome 7, SaNama_1.0, whole genome shotgun sequence genome. Proteins encoded here:
- the LOC120051019 gene encoding aspartyl/asparaginyl beta-hydroxylase-like isoform X5, which encodes MEEPICEEAIFAEEIPEVKPTAVVNKNGVKAEAATASGGVASGGGGAASGGVASGGGGAASGFSGTKIFTWFMVLALLGVWSSVAVVWLDLVDYDNVIGKLSVYDADGDGDFDVEDAKVLLGVKERPVSLVQKEAKEESAVEEQTAVHLPPISDDFVPEESKQFTDRPGSQETREAEAESVPEPEANVESVPDLEAVPQLKDEAVPELKEEPVAVEEETTQEDSEGNAEDQPEDMLKYKAKKKKPKLLNKFEKTIKTEIDAAEKLRKKGKVEEAVRAFDTLVQQYPQSPRCRYGKALAEDDLAEKMRSNDMLQKALSTYKEASELPNATPDLIKATLKKRAERQQFLGRMRGALATLEKLVQIFPEDVALKNDLGVAHLLIGDNKSAKRVYEEVLAIAPSNGFAKVHYGFILKSENKIAESIPFLRDGLESGDPGTDDGRFYFHLGDALQRMGDDSAYKWYERGHQRGHFASVWQRSLYNVDGLKAQPWWTPKDTGYMDLVKTLERNWRTIRDEALSVIDKSTGLFVPEEENLREKGEWGQFTLWQQGKKAGESCHSVPKTCGLLERYPEATGCKRGQIKFSVMQPGTHVWPHTGPTNCRLRMHLGLVIPKTGCKIRCTNDTRAWEEGKVLIFDDSFEHEVWQDADSYRLIFIVDVWHPELTQYQRQTLSPI